The Roseofilum capinflatum BLCC-M114 genomic sequence CGGATAAACTCGGACAATTCGCCAAAAGGCTTGTTTGCGATCTACTTTTCGGCAACTGACACAACGGCGTTGATTCGGCTCCATTTTCTTGCCCTCACTTCACCTTAACCCCTAGGGATTATGCCTTCTCTTCCTCGTTTTCCTCCTCTTGTGCAACGATCTCCTCCTCTTCTAATTCTACTAATTCTGGGACTTCTGAGGCATCTTCCTCCGGATCTAAAGCCTCTTCAACGGATCTGGGGGCTTCTAAAGATTCCTCATCCGATTCCTCTAACGCTTCATCCGATTGGCCTTCAGCTTCATGGCGAGCTTCAATAATCGCCGCCATCTTCTGATGTTCTGCGGTTTCATCATAAAGCGCTCCATCTTTAATATCAATTTTCCAGCCCGTTAATCGAGCCGCTAAACGGACATTTTGCCCCTCCTTACCAATGGCTAAACTTAACTGATCTTCGGCAACCAACACATGAGCTTGGCGAACTTCTGGGTCAATTAAATAAACTGCATCTACCCGTGCAGGACTCAAAGCATTGGCAATATAGGTAGCTGGATCGGGAGACCAACGAATCACATCAATTTTTTCTCCCCGAAGTTCATTCACGACCACCTGTATCCGCGATCCCCGCGCTCCAATACAAGCGCCCACTGGGTCTACATCCCGTTCTAAGGTATCCACAGCAATTTTTGTGCGAGGCCCCACATAGCGCGAGGGAGGATTGGCTTCTCTGGCTACAGCCACAATCCGCACCACTTCATCCTCAATTTCTGGGACTTCATTTTCAAACAAGTATACCACTAAACCGGCATCGGCTCTGGAGACCATCAACTGGGGGCCGCGATGGGAACCCGATCCCACTTTTTTCAGGTAGACCTTAAATGTGGCATTGGCGCGGTAATTATCATTGGGTAACTGTTCCCGTTTCGGTAACTCGGCCTCCACTTCGGGCTGTCCATAACCACTGGTCACTGCCAGAATTACGGATTGCCGTTCAAACCGCAACACCCGCGCTTGTAGCACTTCTCCTTCGAGGTCTTGAAACTCTTCTTGAATCAGCTTACGCTGTTGATCCCGTAATTTTTGGGCTAACACCTGCTTGGTCTGAATCGCTGCCATGCGCCCAAAGTCCCCTTGATCTGGGGTAACATCCAATACAACGGTTTCACCAATTTGGGCTTCATCGACCACTTCTTGCACTTCTTTGAGGGAAATCTGATGATCGAAATTATCCACTTCTTCCATAATCACCTTTGTGCAGAGAATCCGAAACCCTTCTTCATCGAGATCGAGTTCTACCTCAAAGTTATCAAAATAGTCTTCCTCAAAGGTTTTGAGGTGTTGCGCTTTCCGATAGCGTTCATAACCCTTCATCAGGGCTTCTCTCAGGGCTGCTTGAACTGCCGTTTTGGGTAAATTTCGTTCTTTGCTGATACTCTCAATTAAGTTTTTGAGTCCAGGCAAGTTAACCATTGACATTGTTAATTCTTGTCCTTTGTTCTAGGTAAATTTAGGATTGCTATCAGGGGTCAAGTTGGGAGTTAACAAAACTCAACCGAACGAATCACATCGCGAGGGATAGCAATATTACGTCCTTTTTGGTTCAGATACACTTGGGTTTCATCTCGACGATTGAGCGTACCTTGCCATTGGGATTTTGCCTTATAGGGGGGATCGGTGATCACGATCACGGGAAATCCCTTAAAGGCAATAAAGTCGCGGTCTGTGGTTAGGTGTTTGGAGATTCCGGGACTGGAGATTTCCAAGACATAGGATTGGGTAATCAGTTGACTCTCCTCTAGGGCTGTGTCTAGGAGATGGCTCATTTGTTCGCACTCATCTAATCCAGTATCTCGATCGGGGTTGCGAATATCAACCCGCAATACCGGTGGATTTTGGTTGGTTTGGAAGGTAGCACCAACGACTTCTAACCCCAGTTTTTGGGCGACTGGGGTAGCCAACTCCAGGATTTGTGGAATTAAAGGATGAACCATAACACACCATGTACTGCCATAAAAAAAAGCGGGTTAGTTCCCACTCAAGCGTCTGAGACTGGTTTAGGGGGCGATCGCCCCTAGTCATAGACTGGAGATCGCCTCACCCTTGGGTGAGGGGTCTATTTTCTCTTCCCGATCTCAGTTTTCAGGGTTTCAGGAGAAACAATAGACTTTCTTCAATGCCAAGCTGAATCTTCTATGCATTGATCGAACTCACTTGATTTGGGAGCGGGGAGCTTCAGTGCCTTTTCCCAGTCAAGCACAGTCGCTCC encodes the following:
- the rimP gene encoding ribosome maturation factor RimP, with the protein product MVHPLIPQILELATPVAQKLGLEVVGATFQTNQNPPVLRVDIRNPDRDTGLDECEQMSHLLDTALEESQLITQSYVLEISSPGISKHLTTDRDFIAFKGFPVIVITDPPYKAKSQWQGTLNRRDETQVYLNQKGRNIAIPRDVIRSVEFC
- the nusA gene encoding transcription termination factor NusA — its product is MSMVNLPGLKNLIESISKERNLPKTAVQAALREALMKGYERYRKAQHLKTFEEDYFDNFEVELDLDEEGFRILCTKVIMEEVDNFDHQISLKEVQEVVDEAQIGETVVLDVTPDQGDFGRMAAIQTKQVLAQKLRDQQRKLIQEEFQDLEGEVLQARVLRFERQSVILAVTSGYGQPEVEAELPKREQLPNDNYRANATFKVYLKKVGSGSHRGPQLMVSRADAGLVVYLFENEVPEIEDEVVRIVAVAREANPPSRYVGPRTKIAVDTLERDVDPVGACIGARGSRIQVVVNELRGEKIDVIRWSPDPATYIANALSPARVDAVYLIDPEVRQAHVLVAEDQLSLAIGKEGQNVRLAARLTGWKIDIKDGALYDETAEHQKMAAIIEARHEAEGQSDEALEESDEESLEAPRSVEEALDPEEDASEVPELVELEEEEIVAQEEENEEEKA